The following is a genomic window from Lagenorhynchus albirostris chromosome 2, mLagAlb1.1, whole genome shotgun sequence.
CATCTGCGTACCTCTAAAGCCCTCTTGCTCTTCCCACATACCAGGTAGCACCCGGAAATGAGCATTGCTAACAGTAGCAACTGCTTATTGAGAGTGGCTGCTGTCGTCCAGAATCTCAGCCTCCTGTTGCCGCCAGTCCTCCCTGTATCCCTGCAAAGGCTCGTCACTGTTTTTCAGAAGCAGAAATTGAAGCTCAGGAAAGTTAGGTCCGTTGCCAAGGTCCCATAGCTAGTGAGCAGCGGAACTGGGGTTTCACTTCAGCATCACGTCACTCCCGAGCCTGCCGCTTCTGCTGCACCCTCTGCCGCCCACTGGCTGCCATGGCTCCTTGTCATTCTGCCCACATGGGCAGTCGCGGAGGGGGCTCACCGATTTCTTTATCCATCAGACCACCGTTGAGTATCACCACGTGCCTGACCCCACCTCCgccttcctcccccttctccagcACAGCAGTGTGGAGCAGCGTCTCCTCAGGTGGGGCATATACTGCTCTGGTTTTGCAGTGATTTTAGGGGTTGACAAATGCgcttctaaaaattttaatagttatgtacttctcttaaaaatatataactagcACCCCAGACCCATGATTTCACACATCTTCCTACCAAGGATAGAGCTACGCGAAAGGAATCAATTCTACTGATTCTGGTCCCTGGGTCTGACACAGTGTGTGAAGGTGGTTAAGTGGAGGACTGGATGGAGTTTGAGGCACGCACAGGAGGAAAGCACAGGGGTTGGGGCCCCAGGGCCCGCACCCAGTGGCCAGCTCTGCTCCTTACGTCCCAGTCTCCTGACGAGTAGAAGGAGGATCGTCATTCCCACTCATAAAGTTGTAAGGAGTCTGTGGTCTGGTAGGAATTTAGTGTCTCACACGTGGAGGTGTTCTGCGTAGGCTAAGGACCCCTGGCTTGAGGAATCTGGGGTCCTCCAAGCGCCTGCTTGTTTCCCCAGGTTGCCAAGAAGATGTACTCAGTGGGCTGCTATGAGATCTCTCTGGGAGACACCATTGGCGTGGGCACCCCTGGGATCATGAAGGATATGCTGTCCGCTGTCATGCATGAGGTGCCGGTGGCTGCCCTGGCTGTCCACTGCCATGACACCTATGGCCAGgccctggccaacaccttgatggCCCTGCAGGTAATCAGGGCATGTCCCAGAGTAGAGGCACATGTCCATTCTCCCGAAGGGTATGGTGGCAGGACAGCTATGTTCCGTTTATTCTTTCAGCAAGTGTTCACTGTGCTGAAGGCCCACACCTGTGTGCCAGGCTGCGGGCTGGCCATGGCGGATACACACGTGAGCCTGCCCTAAAAGTGCCTGCATCTGTCTGTTAGGAGAGACAGTCCTAATGCACTGTGACAGATGCCACGCAGGGAGGAAGCCTGGCGCTCGGCAAGGCCCCAGTCCCAgctggggaggccagggaggatTCGCCAGGGGAGGCCTGAAGGACACGAAAGTTAAGCAGTTGAAAAAGGGAAGCGGAAAGGTGACCAGGCAGCACTGCATTGTAAGACTAAGGTGGGGTCAGGGAGGACTCAGGTGCCCCGGCCCCGCCCTAGCACACCAGCATGTGCTTGTGTGTAGCGAGAGGGGGCAGGAAgtagggagggaggcagaggtcaCTCAGAGGGAGAACCTTTAATGCTGTTCCCCAAATATTGGACTAAGACCTCAGATTGGGTTTCTTTTGAGGCTTGCTTCTTGCGGGCTGGCCCAGAATGAGGGTCCCGTGGCCCAGCAGCCCCTTAGACGGAAATTTCCGAGTGTCTGACCACAGGCTGCCTTGCTGTAGTGATAGTCTGAGTCCAGCCGGTTGTCTTTAGGTTAGCTAGAGCAATCCGGGGCCaccttattttttcccctctttctagTTCTCATGTTACCTCCTTGAGGCTCATGTCTTTAAGCCAGATGATTCTATTACCTTCTGGGTCTGTTTTCTCAGAGTTGAGGTttaaggagagaggagaaagtgaAACAGTCATATTAGGAAAGTGGGGCAACTGACCTAGAGAAATGGGATAGGCCCCTGTGGGGTTAGAGGCTTGATGtggggtgagggagtgggagCGGGGGTGAGTGAACACAGTAAGCAACAGGGGTCTGAAACCTCAACAGTGGGAGAGGGTTAGTTTAGGTCGGTGATCGGGAAGGGcccctctgaggaggtgacttttAGGCTGAGAAGGAGAAGGTGAGGAGTTGACCATGAAAGGAAGGAGGGTGGATATTCCTGGCAGAGGAAACAGTGTAGCATAAAAGACTCACACTGTTTTAGGAACTAAAAAGAGGAACAGTTTCTTTCAGTGGGATTTTCACGTCGACAGAATCATAAGCCAAAGAATTTCAGGCAGCAGATGGTAGGTTTACAAGAACCGGCTTTGTAGGCTCTGGTCCCCACAGTGACAGCCATGTTTCACCATCCTTGTTTGCAGATGGGAGTGAGTGTCGTGGACTCTTCTGTGGCGGGACTGGGAGGCTGTCCCTATGCACACGGAGCATCAGGAAACTTGGCCACCGAGGACCTGGTCTACATGCTGGCCGGCTTGGGCGTTCACACGGTAATGTCACCCGCCTCCCGGTGGCGGCAGCCCTGAACTGACCAGAGCTCTGCCTAAAGCCGGAAGACAGAAGCTGCTGGGTTTGTTCAGGGTTTTTGTGGTGGTGCTGGTGCAGTTAAGAGAAGGGTGCCAAGGGATTAGGGCCGTTCTGTCATATGTTTTGGGATAACAGCGTGGCAGATGGAGGCCACGAGGAGGCAGGCCCTCGGTGTGAGGGGGCACGGGGGTGTAGGGAAAGAGCCCTGAAAGGGTAAAGCCATGACCTGAAGCGAGTCAGTTTCCTCTGGacctttgttttgttctctgaaaAATGAGGGCGGCAGCATTAGCCCCCCAGGGCTCTGCCGGAGTCAGTAAGGGCCCTCAGTGTGGGTTGGAAGCAGTGTAGTATCTGTGCTTTTGGATTAGACAGAACTGGGTTTAAAACCTAGTCCTGTCActcacaggctgtgtgacctgaCAGATTACTTCACAGCTCTGGGCCTAGgaagtgggaataataacagcACCTATCTCACAGAGTCATTATGAAGATAAGAAAATGTGGAATGCTTGGCCCAGAGCTAAGCAGATAGTACGCATCAGTAAATAGCTATTGTTATCAAGAGGTTTTCAGTGTGACCCTTTtagttggtgtttttttttttttttaatttttcacttatttatttttggctgcgttgggttacgttgcagggtttctctagttgtggagagcggaggctactctttgttgcagtgcgtgggcttctcattgtggtggcttctcttgtagcggagcacgggctctagagcgccgcctcagtagctgtggcacacaggcttagttactccgtggcatgtgggatcttcccagaccagggatcgaacctgtgtcccctgcactggcaggcagatttttatccactatgccaccagggaagcccttaattggTGTTTTTACTCCTGTTTCTCTCTGCCTCACGGTCCTTACTTCAGTATTCAGTGTTTGACCACGGTGGGCCAGGCCTGTGCTAGACTCTGGAGCTGGAGAGCCCCACATGCCACGAGGACACCACCTCACAGGCAACTGGTATTCCGTCGTCAGAGGAACAAGGGCCTGGTTGTCTTCACCCTTACAGTTTCCTGTCCAGTCTGATGTTTCCCTGGGTGTTGAGGGCATGTCGTGACTTACTGCATCCTCTAACTTGTTTCTCAAAGGGTGTGAACCTCCAGAAGCTCCTGGAAGCTGGGGCCTTTATCTGTCAAGCCCTGAACAGAAGAACCAGCTCCAAAGTGGCTCAGGCTACCTGTAAACTGTGAGCCCCTTGCCCCCCAAAGCCCTGGGGACTGTGTGGGAATAGGGACATGTGTGGATGACTCACAGATGGGCATGTGGAAATGGGAATGAAATCAACAGGAGTAGGCACCTCACTGCCAGCTCTGCACCTAGATCTCTCCTGGCGGAAAGGAGGTGGACTGGAGTTGCCTGGCCTCAGGCCCTCCCTGCCTGACCTGAGTATGAGTAAGAGACTTGGGCAGCTGGAGGTCTCCCTTCACCATGGACCCAAAGGCCCAGGAGTTGGATGCCTAAAGGCATTTGGGAACCCAATTCTCTGACTTGGGTTGATCCTCAAGTCTCATCTCTGGGTGAATCCTGCCAGTTGGCCACTCTGCACAGCCTGATGCTGCCATATCCTCGGGGCCATCGCTCGCTGACTTTGTAGGGCAAAGGGGCAGGGAGGAATTTTTCCCTCAGCTGGCAGAGGGCATTTGGTGAAGGGGTGAGGGCTGAGCTGTGGTGGCCACCTGCCAACTCCAGCACCTCTGGAAAATCTCCACTTTGAACATGATTGTTGAAAGCAGCTTATGTAATTAAAGGTTTAATGACATAACCATTCCAGTGTTCTGTTGTACAGATGTGTGTACATAGGGAAGAGGGAATAAAGCATCTTTtcaacatttcctctaagaggaaaacacagacttcagtttattaatctctgaattttctccctctttcccttcttgaGAACTGGGGAGGTCGATGGTAATGACAGCGCTGACCAGAGCACCCTGGGGAGGTTGTTTCTGAGGCTCGTGGCTCTGTGACCTGGGCTGTTGCACAAGGTCCTCTGGGCCTGGGCAGGTGCAGCTCTGGGCACACTCAGCTCTCGGGACCTCAGCCTCTCCTGCCTGTCAGCGTCCTTGCTGGACTCGGGCAGGCCCAGGGCACTCAGGCTGTGGGACACACGTGTGCATTTCTTCCTTTGCTCGGGTTTGATTATTCAGTATGTCATGCCTTTATACACATCATTCCTTAGCCCTccctttattttaaacaaaaacagaacaccaTTTTCTAACGTACTATTATGGTAGGCAGCGTGCAAACCGTTCCAGGCTGACCGCAATTGGCGCTATAATTCCTGTTTTAGTTTTAGGGCTCCCTTAgcggtattttttaaaaaaaatatctatctAATCTAACCATCTTATCTATCTAATCTAATCCATCTACGCCGggtctatctatctaatctaatCTATGcctggtcttcgttgctgcgttcGGGATCTTTAGGTGCGGCatatggacttcttagttgcagcatgcatgcgggatctagttccccgatcgAACcgcgggccccctgcattgggagcacggagtcttacagGACCGACAGGGAAGTTCCCTTTGGCGGGTTTTTAAACTAGACTTTCCAGAACGGCAGCTTCTGGGCGACCCCTACCCGTTCCCGTCCTTCGGCGCCGTCCCTCTCGCCTCTGTTCCAGGCAGCCATCTGCTTCATGCCAGGGTTACTAAAAAGAAAGAGTTTGGCAGCTGCGAAAACAGTGGAAAACCTGCGGGCGAGCGTGGAGCCGCGGTCTTCGGCCCCGCGCTTGGCTGTGGCTCCCGCCGCGGGACGGCTGCCGGGCGCCCCTGAGAAGCCCCATCTCCTGGGGCGCGGCGCCTGTCTCCCGTGGTCGGGACAAGCGCTGGCGCCTGGGCTCGCGGGCGCGGCTCCGGGCCGTGCCGTGCCTTCCTCCGCCCACCGCCCAGGCACGGGTCGGTACCGCCCTCTGCGGGACGTGCCGCGCAGGCGTCCTGAAGACGTAGCTTCCTTGGTCCTCCCGGCGCCCCGTACTGCGGTCTCCCCGCTGACACGTCTCCTGGGGGCGTGGAGGAGGCGGGGCCAGGGCGGGCCGTCGGTTCTTAAAGGGACTGGGCGCGGAGCTCGGAAGGCGGCGCCGTTCGAGGCAGCGCGGGGTGCGTGGTGCGGAGCAGGTTCGGGAGGTGAATGGGGGGTCTGGGCGGGTTTGCGAGGGGCCGGGTGGTCCACCGGGCGCGAAGGAGAGTCTCGGGGATCTGGGCTGCGTTCTGGGCAGAGTCCCGCCAGAGCGGACCCACCCTCGCTGCTCGCAGCTCCCACTGCCTTGGCTGGGGTGGCCAGGGTTCATTCATTCCCGGCCGAGGCACTCCTAGTTCGGCCCCCTCCGAGCCACCGCCCGAATCCCAGCCTGAGGCTCAAGTGCACTTGATAGCTCACGGCTCTGCGCCCCCTCCTCTCCATTTTACGGACTGGGAAAACTGAGGAGGCGACAGCTGACCGAGGCCACTCTGCGAGTCGGAGGGAGGCCGGCCTCACCAGCCTTCCTGCCTCCCATAGCTCCTCCGCCACCACTTTCCGGGGGCCCGCACAGTGCATGGAGCTCGgtgggacgggggcgggggcggcttCAGCGTCAGGAGCAGAGTCCAGCGGGAAacagtgggggcggggggcgaaCTGCTTGGGGAGAGGGGCGGGGCTTTGATCCTGGAGATCCAGATTCTAGCCCGGCCAGCACTAGCTTTGTGACTTAAGGcaattacttcacctctctgacctTAGTATCCTTTTTTGTAAAGTGCCAGTAATAACACCTGCCTCATCAGGATATTGGGGGAATTCAGGAAAATAATGCAAAAGTGCCCAATACAGAGCCTGGCACGCAGCGGGCGTTCAGTCGAGCTGGATGAGCCCAGAAGAGGATTGACGCAGCTCGGAGGAAGGCGGCTGCGGGCCAGGCCGCCCGGAATGAAAGACCTCAGTGTCTGAgtttcctcccccgcccccctcctccGCTCCACCGTCTCTGCCCGTAGAGTTTGTTCAGGGTGGTGGTGCACACCTGACAGTGGAGCCTGGGGCCAAGGCCACGTCTACACTACCCTGTTCAGTGCCACCTAGAATTAGGCGGGATCCTTAGCTCCAAGCCGGGAGTGGCATCCGCACAGGCGGAACCAGCCTGGCTGACCTGGGGTGGGGCCCACTCCAGGAGTGCAGTGCTGTAACCCCAGAGCTGGGCTCAGCCTGCCTGGCAAAAGACCCCACCCTGAGGCCATCTGCTATATTTCCTGCCTCCTCCCAGTTGACCTTTGTGGGAGGGAGTCAGGGGGCTGCTTACCCCAGGAGGTATTAGTCACTGAACCAAGGAGCCAGTTTATACCTAGTGATGGCAGAGGGACTGGGAAGGTCCGAGTCTGAGCAGACAGAACCCCTTCCTGGGCTCTTGGAGTCCCAATGCTGCTGCCTTGTTTCCTTCTGTCCAGAACTGTCCAGTCCCCAGACACCTCGGGGAAGGCAGTGTGGAGCCTAGGGTTCCATCTTCCCAACCCCCGGTCAGTTATGGCACTTGTGCCATCAGTCTCCCCACCTGTACCATGTGGCAGTCCTTTAAAATCACCTCATCTGACCCTCACACTACCACGTGATAGTTGGACAGTTATAAACTCCATGTTATAGATGGAAACTAAGGCCAAGAGAGAAGTGGTCTCCAAGGCCTAAGGCCAGAAA
Proteins encoded in this region:
- the HMGCL gene encoding hydroxymethylglutaryl-CoA lyase, mitochondrial isoform X3, which codes for MADHAEVMKGIQKFPGISYPVLTPNFKGFQAAVAAGAKEVAVFGAASELFSKKNINCSIDESVQRFDEILKAARAASIPVRGYVSCVLGCPYEGKISPAKVAEVAKKMYSVGCYEISLGDTIGVGTPGIMKDMLSAVMHEVPVAALAVHCHDTYGQALANTLMALQMGVSVVDSSVAGLGGCPYAHGASGNLATEDLVYMLAGLGVHTGVNLQKLLEAGAFICQALNRRTSSKVAQATCKL
- the HMGCL gene encoding hydroxymethylglutaryl-CoA lyase, mitochondrial isoform X2; its protein translation is MATVKKAPLWRLVGLASLRAVSTSSVGTFPKQVKIVEVGPRDGLQNEKNIIPTPMKIKLIDMLSEAGLPVIEATSFVSPKWVPQMADHAEVMKGIQKFPGISYPVLTPNFKGFQAAVAKKMYSVGCYEISLGDTIGVGTPGIMKDMLSAVMHEVPVAALAVHCHDTYGQALANTLMALQMGVSVVDSSVAGLGGCPYAHGASGNLATEDLVYMLAGLGVHTGVNLQKLLEAGAFICQALNRRTSSKVAQATCKL